The genomic segment TAGTATAGAATTTTCCCTTCCAATTGTATAATGAATGAAGATTTAATTGAAATTCATTGGATAAAATTGTAATCTACAATGGTTTGAATATTATGTTGTCTTTTTTATCTATGGTGAATTCAGTTTAAAGTCttcgaatcatagaatgtacagtgcagcagaaggacattcagcccatcgagtctgcaccagcccttggaaagagcaccctactcaagcccacgtctccaccctatctccgtaacccagtaaccccacccaacctttttggacactaagggcaatttagcatggccaatccacctaacctgcacattgttgaggTCGTCACTCTTCAGAAATATGATTTATGCCAGGGCTACCCCACCCGTATACTGCAGGACAAATCAGTCTTCAGAAGTGATTAAGGCCAAAGGatttgggacagcacggtagcacaagtggatagcactgtggcttcacagcaccagggtcccaggttcgattccccgcttcactgtctgtgtggaatctgcacgttcttcctgtgtctgcgtgggtttcctccgggtgctccggtttcaaacccacagtccaaagacgtgcaggttagatggattggccatgataaattgcccttagtgaccaaaaaggttagaaggggttattgggttacggggatagggtggaagtgagggcttaagtgggtcggtgcagactcgatgggctgaatggcctccttctgcactgtatgtttgttCTAAAGCAGAGGCAGTGTAAGAATGGCATGAAGTCATTTATGAGGAGACAGATGAAGCAAATGTACAGGTAGTTGGAAAATGCTATCATTGTGAGGCCACACCCGAAGGACTGTCTGTCCCGTTGCATAAGGAAGGACATGCCATACATACTCGTGTAAAATCAAACTTTTGAGTCAATTATTTTTAGGCCAAAAGTCACGGGGCTGACTTTTACAGGGATAATCGTTTTTGAGGTTTCAGGTGTGCTTGATTTGGGTCCAAGTGAAATTCAAAAAGAACAGTCACAGCAAAACAGTAAACCAACACTAAAGAGTTGATATTGATTATCATTTGTAATCTGATCACTTGAATAATTTGATTAAAACTTAGAAAAATAAATGTTTTGAGCATTTTCTTGTGGATATTCATTTAAAATTAAGTTGAATCAtgggaatataggaacaggagtaggccattcagcccgtcgagtgtgctccaccatttaatcaagGCTGATCACCTACCTTATcatcatatcccttgatgtcattagacTCCAGCAATTTTTCAACTTCTGTTTTGAACATCTCAATGATTGAGATTCCACAgtctccaaagattcaccactgtctgagtgaagaaattcctcctcatctcagtctctgactcaccagccaggggaaacatcttgggctgggttctccggtcccccagccaaatGTTTCTCGGCGGCACGCCGTGCGTTGATGGTGGGAGTCTTTACTCCcgctacttgtcaatgggatttcccattggaagcTACCGCAAATCATTgagaaacccacaggcgggggtgtgctgccggcaggaacatAGGATCCTAACGGCTGAAGAATTCTGGCCCTTATCTACATCCACTCTATCCCACCCTATAAGAACTTTACAAGTTTCAATGAGGACTCACTCATCATTCTTCGCAACTCTAGGGAACATAGACCCAGACTCCCCAATCTCTTCTcaagacaatcctgccatcccagggattaacctggtgagcctccgttgcactccctctatggcaagtatatccctccTGAGATGATGAGGCCAAAATTGTACAGAATACTtcaggtgaggtctcaccaatgctgtgtacaattgcagcaagagatCTTTAGGCCTTACTCACATCCCATTGCAATGAAGCCCAATAtattgtgtatgttcccttggccgcagaaaaatgcttttcattgtacttcggtacatgtgacaataaatcaaccaATGAATCATACTATTTGCCTGCCtagttgcttgctgcacctgcatcctAATCTTTAGTGACTTATGAacacggacacccaggtccctttgaatGCCCGCATTTCCTAACCCCTCACCCTTTAAGAAATATTCTTAACTTATTCACATTTTAGCCCATCTGCCATGTTCTAGCTCGTTCACTTGGCCTGTCCAAGGCCTCCTTGTATCCTCCTCGCagactgtgggagtccccacccaGTTCattgtcatcagtaaatttggaaatattacaattgGTCCCCACATCCATTGAACAGCTGTGGACCTAGCACTGATCCTTTCAGCACCTCCATAGTAACAGCCTGCCATTCTgagaatgatccatttattcctactctctgctctctgtctgctaaccaattctcaattcatACCAGTATGTTTCCATGAGCTCTAATTTTATTTACTAAcctgtgagggaccttgtcaaaagccttctgataatccaaatataccacaaacTTTTTTATCAATGCTACAAGTAATATCCTCAAAACTCCAAGTCTGTCGAACATGATTGCCCTTTCattaatccatgttgactctgcccaattttACCATTCATCTCTAAATGTGCAGTTATTACATCCTTGATAATAGAATCTTAACATTTTACCTACTACTAACATTAAattaacaggtctgtagttctccATTCTCCTTCTtcctccctccttaaatagtggggttacatttgctatttttcaGTCCACAGGAGCCTTTCTAAAATCTCTAGAATTTTGAAAtataaccaccaatgcatccactatttctctaGCCATTTCTTTCAACACTGTGATGAGGTTCATCTGGTCCGGGGGGTTATCAACCTTCAATCCAGTTAACCTTTCAAGTACTACCTCTTTACTAATATTCACAAATAATTTATTTTCGTTTCTCAGTTTTAGAAGTCTCTTGGTTGCCAAGTATTTGAGGGAGATTTTCTGTATCTTCTTCCATCAGGACAGAcgcaaagtaactatttagtttCTCCACAATTTCCCTCTTCCCCACTATAAGCTCTCTTGTCACCACCGGTAACgaatggacccacatttgtcctAGCTCATCTTTCCCTTCACATATACCGAAAGAAGCTTTTACAGTTTGCTTTTATGTTCCTCGCTGAGGTTTGTATTAATATTCTCTTTCTAAATTTCCCTTTCTAAATTAATTTCTTGGTTCTCCTTTGCTGGTTATAAATTGCTCCCAACCCTCAAGCTTACCACATTTTCTGACATCCTTAAAAGCCACTACCTTTGATACAATACAGTCTTTTACTTTCATTAACCACAGTTGATTTACCTTTCCCTTTGGGTGTTTTCACCTGAGAGGAATGTTTTTCTGTTGTAGACCATGTGGTATTTCTTTAAATACTAGATATTGCCTGTCTACCATCAAATCTTTTGAGGtattttcccaatccatcatagccaacttgccCCCTATACCTTCATGGTTTCCTTTTTTCAGATTTAAGTCCCTAGTTTCAGAATGAACTACATCGCATTCAAACTTAATGCAACAATTGACATATTATGGCCACATTTTTTTCTCAAATGCTGCTTTACAGCAAAGTTCATAATTAACCATTTCTCATTACACAACATTAAATCCAAAATAGTTGGCTGTTCTGGAAACCCATTTCATGCGCATTTAATTCTGCTTTTTTTAACATTATTCTCTATTCTGATCCGATGTAATGCTTGCTTATGCTTCATCTGTCTTCTATTTTTGCTTCCTCCTTTTTTTATTTTTGGTTTCCCTCAAATCTGAGTTCCCTCtctggttcccatgcccctgccattctagtttaaaccctccccaaccgcaccAGCGAATCTCCCTGCGAAGACTCTATGATGTTAGTCCCGGTCCTGCTAAAATGTAGCCTGTCCATCTTGTACAGTCCCACCTGCTCTAGAACCGGCCCCAGTGCCTTAGAATACCGATGCCCTCCTTCCAACACCAGATCTCGCTCAATTCTCCTTCTTCTCTAGTATGTGGAACTCGAAGTAATCCTAAGATTACTGCTTTTGAGATCCAACTTTTCAATCTCCTAACCATGTGCCTCTTGCTGATCGTGCGATTTGAAAAGCCTGACTCTTGCATACACCCTCTGAGTCACTAGTTAGCTACAGTAATTCACACCAATTGAACCAATTACTTTCAGCTGATTGGCAGATAACGGCCACCAGCAGGCCGTTCCCTGTTTAACAAAATAGTCTAACTTACTCAAAGGTTGTTAGTTCTATGTCAGAGGTAGTCTCTTAATCTTTATTTAAACATGAAAAAATAAACCTGAATCATCTCCAGGATTACTATTGGGTTTTGATCACTGAAAAATTGGGTTGACCGTTACACCAAATTTTTAAGATACTTGCCCTAGAGCATGGACAGAAAGGTTCACTCAACGTGTTAGCAGTCGGAGAGGATTGTCCTACAAGGAGAGCTGATCTCGTATGGCCCATCATCCCTGGAGTGTTGAAGAATGAGAGATAATCCAGTTAATGGGCtttaacagggtagatgctgatgAAATATTGTCCCCCTTGCTGGGAAATCAGAACAGGGGGCCTCGGTCTCAGAATAAGGAGTTTTGGACCAAAACAATAATttatttgtgaatctttggaattctccttcccagagagctgtggatgttCGGTATTTGAGTATATTGAAGTTAAATGTTGACCCTGCTCCAATTTCCTAAGCCTTGTCCCAGGACAAATGaaccaagtgtttttttttttgctcTTGGGTCTGCATGTTTTCTTCCCAGAGGAAACAATACACAATTAAATATGATTCATTTTTGGATTGCCTTCAACATCAAGTTCGCTGCAGCAATGGCAAAGTTTTGGTATAATTCTTTACTTTTGTGTGTTACAGAGATGTGGTATGGAGTGTTCCTTTGGGCTTTGCTGTCCACAGTTTTTATCTATGTTCCTGCTGGATTACTGGCATTTGTCATGCTGCGGCACCACAAATATGGACGTTTCATGTCTCTGGGTATCCTGGCTGGAATCCTGGGACCAATCACTGCAGCAGTGTTGACCAGTAAGTGCTTGTTAAATACCTTTAATCATTGAACAAATCAATTAAGAATGTTTTCCAAATAGTTGTTTCTCCTATCCTAAAGCATCTGAATGGCCAGGTGAGAGTgtctgcacttgacatcaaggcagtcttGGACAGAATGCATCAAGGACACCAAGTAGGTAAttggggaaagctctccactggttggaatcctacctagcataaaggaagatgattgtgattgGAGACTGATCATCTCAGCTACAGGGCATGGTTACAGTTGTTCCTCGGGGCAATGTCCAAggaccaactatcttcagctgtttaATCAAAGGGGTCCATCCATCATAGGATCAGAAGTAAGGATATTCACCGACTGTGcaatgttcagttccattcacaaccCCAGATAATACAGTCTCTGCTTACATACTGCAAGAGCTAGACAACATTCATGCTGGagctgatgagtggcaagtaacagTCATACCATACAAGTCTCCAACAAGAGAAAGTGTAGCCAACCGCCTTTTGACTACTGATCAGCTTGTAGCTGTACAGCACCACTAACAACTGCACTACAATCCCCAAATTCCCCAACATcaatattctgggggt from the Scyliorhinus torazame isolate Kashiwa2021f chromosome 10, sScyTor2.1, whole genome shotgun sequence genome contains:
- the tmem170a gene encoding transmembrane protein 170A isoform X2 translates to MWYGVFLWALLSTVFIYVPAGLLAFVMLRHHKYGRFMSLGILAGILGPITAAVLTSAAIAGVYRAATKQMVPLEALVLGVGQVFFIVAIAFLRILATL